The uncultured Campylobacter sp. genome includes the window TCCGAGCAGATCGACAAGCTTTGAGGGGTTCATGCAGATGTAATAGTTCAGCGCAAAATACGCCGCAGAATAAACAAATAGCCAAATTTGAAGGCTATCTTGCCCGATAAAAGGCTTAATAGCGATGTCAAAAGGCATGTTTGCCGCGCGCGGTATCGCAAAAAGCGGTCCTATCGTAAGATACAAAAGCGCGGTAAAAACGATCGCAAACACCGGATCTATGCGGCGCACTAGGCTCTGAAGCCCCTTTGCGCGTGCGATACCCGCAACGCCGAGCACCGGCAGAAGCACCGCCGTAGCGCAAAAAAACATTATCGCAATATAAAAATTCTGTCCGGAATCCTTGCCTAAGCCCGGCGGAAAAATAAAATTTCCCGCACCGAAAAACATCGCAAACAGCGTAAGCGATATCGTTAAAAACTGGCTTCTACTAAGCTTGCCCTTCATCTTAAACCTTCTTTAAATAAAGTGAAATTTGTATTATAGTTATAAATGTTTAAAACATATTTAAATTTAGCTCAAATTTAGCCGCAAGTCCTCCGTCTCATGATTTTTGATCTCGCAAGCATCGCACGAGGAGGCTAAAATTTTAAAAATTTTAAGTATAATTTCGCGAAATTCAAGGCTAAATTTAGACAAAATGAACGAGGGATAAAGATGGCGAAGATTAAAACTACGATTTTTGAGTGCCAACACTGCGGCAATCAGCAAAGCAGATGGCTCGGCAGATGCCCAGACTGCGGCGCATTTGATAGCTTCGTCGAGCTCAAGCCCGCTCAGATCAAAGCGCTAAAAGAGATCGAGGGCGAGCTTGCCCGCGCCTCGTCCGCAAGTGCCAAAGCGATCAGCGAAATACAGATCGAGCAAATTTCGCGCATCGACACCAAAGATAGCGAGCTAAATTTAGTCCTCGGAGGCGGCGTCGTGGAGGGCTCGCTCGTGCTAATCGGCGGCAGCCCAGGCATCGGAAAATCCACGCTACTGCTTAAGATCGCGGCAAATTTAGCAAGCGGCGGCCGCGCCGTGCTTTACGTAAGCGGCGAAGAGAGCGCCAGCCAGATCAAAATGCGTGCGCAGCGGCTGGGCGCGATAAGCGAGCAGCTGTTTTTGCTCACCGAGATAGATCTAAGCGCCGTGCTTGAAGAGGTGGAGCGCAGGGATTATAAGTTTATCGTCATCGACAGCATCCAGACGCTTTTTAGCGACAAAGCCTCCTCTGCGCCTGGCTCAATCACGCAGGTGCGCGAGATCACATTTGAGCTGATGCGACTTGCCAAAGCGCGCGGGATTTCGATCTTCATCATCGGCCACATCACCAAGGAGGGTTCGATCGCAGGCCCGCGCATATTAGAGCATATGGTGGACGTGGTGCTGTATTTCGAGGGCGATGCAAGCAAGCAGCTTAGAATTTTGCGCGGTTTTAAAAACCGCTTCGGGGCTACGAGCGAGGTGGGGATTTTCGAGATGGGGCCGCACGGGCTCGTAAGCGCAAAGGACGTCGCGAGTAAATTTTTCACGCGCGGCAAGGCGGTAAGCGGCTCAGCGATC containing:
- the radA gene encoding DNA repair protein RadA, with translation MAKIKTTIFECQHCGNQQSRWLGRCPDCGAFDSFVELKPAQIKALKEIEGELARASSASAKAISEIQIEQISRIDTKDSELNLVLGGGVVEGSLVLIGGSPGIGKSTLLLKIAANLASGGRAVLYVSGEESASQIKMRAQRLGAISEQLFLLTEIDLSAVLEEVERRDYKFIVIDSIQTLFSDKASSAPGSITQVREITFELMRLAKARGISIFIIGHITKEGSIAGPRILEHMVDVVLYFEGDASKQLRILRGFKNRFGATSEVGIFEMGPHGLVSAKDVASKFFTRGKAVSGSAITITMEGTRALVVEIQALVCESGYPKRSATGFDKNRLDMLLALLDRKLEIGLGGYDVFVNVSGGVKITETACDLAVVAAIVSSFKNRPISKESVFIGEVSLNGEIREIFNLDARLKEAAMQKFKNAIVPMKPQNAQGLKIFHATEITQILDWM